One segment of Vidua macroura isolate BioBank_ID:100142 chromosome 24, ASM2450914v1, whole genome shotgun sequence DNA contains the following:
- the TREM2 gene encoding triggering receptor expressed on myeloid cells 2 isoform X1, whose amino-acid sequence MCRMKKMPSSCAPSFRHSKEGERSCPWAEPALLLSSSSPVPSLLSPMEKLLHLTLAFLAASCAAENVTVVAAWEGDTISVNCSYDPRQWWREKSWCRQLDQSRCQRVVSAPPVWLLWLPFPSSRRGATSIRDNARAGLLTVTMRRLRREDAGLYQCRTDFLGETRSLRKVQVEVLAAADLVTHVPEEPRAVQGISRSPPDVDFTVFYILAGFLVAKFMVAVLVCAVARSRKNRERGQNPGLGEQQVLPLPADLGHDGIGLSWESSA is encoded by the exons ATGTGCAGGATGAAAAAGATGCCAAGTTCCTGTGCTCCTTCCTTCCGGCACAGCaaggagggggagaggagctgcccATGGGCAGAGCCAGCGttgctcctctccagctcctctcccgTCCCTTCTCTGCTCAGCCCCATGGAGAAGCTCCTGCACCTcaccttggccttcctggcaG CGTCCTGTGCTGCCGAGAACGTCACCGTGGTGGCTGCCTGGGAGGGGGACACCATTTCTGTCAACTGCTCCTACGACCCGCGGCAGTGGTGGCGGGAGAAGAGCTGGTGCAGGCAGCTGGACCAGAGCCGGTGCCAGCGCGTGGTGAGCGCCCCGCCCGTGTggctcctgtggctgcccttccccagcagcaggagaggcgCCACCTCCATCAGGGACAACGCCCGCGCCGGGCTCCTGACCGTCACCATGAGGCGCCTCCGCAGGGAGGACGCGGGGCTCTACCAGTGCAGAACGGATTTCCTGGGCGAAACCAGGAGCCTGAGGAAGGTGCAGGTGGAAGTGCTGGCAG CAGCTGACCTGGTGACCCACGTGCcagaggagcccagagctgtgcagggcatCTCCAG GTCCCCTCCTGATGTGGATTTCACTGTTTTCTACATCCTGGCTGGATTCCTGGTGGCCAAGTTCATGGTGGCTGTGCTGGTCTGTGCTGTTGCCCGCAGCAGGAAGAACAGGGAGAGGGGGCAGAACCCAGGCCTGGGTGAGCAGCAGGTGCTCCCGCTCCCTGCCGACCTTGGACATGATGGAATTGGCCTCTCCTGGGAGAGCTCTGCATGA
- the TREM2 gene encoding triggering receptor expressed on myeloid cells 2 isoform X2, whose protein sequence is MPSSCAPSFRHSKEGERSCPWAEPALLLSSSSPVPSLLSPMEKLLHLTLAFLAASCAAENVTVVAAWEGDTISVNCSYDPRQWWREKSWCRQLDQSRCQRVVSAPPVWLLWLPFPSSRRGATSIRDNARAGLLTVTMRRLRREDAGLYQCRTDFLGETRSLRKVQVEVLAADLVTHVPEEPRAVQGISRSPPDVDFTVFYILAGFLVAKFMVAVLVCAVARSRKNRERGQNPGLGEQQVLPLPADLGHDGIGLSWESSA, encoded by the exons ATGCCAAGTTCCTGTGCTCCTTCCTTCCGGCACAGCaaggagggggagaggagctgcccATGGGCAGAGCCAGCGttgctcctctccagctcctctcccgTCCCTTCTCTGCTCAGCCCCATGGAGAAGCTCCTGCACCTcaccttggccttcctggcaG CGTCCTGTGCTGCCGAGAACGTCACCGTGGTGGCTGCCTGGGAGGGGGACACCATTTCTGTCAACTGCTCCTACGACCCGCGGCAGTGGTGGCGGGAGAAGAGCTGGTGCAGGCAGCTGGACCAGAGCCGGTGCCAGCGCGTGGTGAGCGCCCCGCCCGTGTggctcctgtggctgcccttccccagcagcaggagaggcgCCACCTCCATCAGGGACAACGCCCGCGCCGGGCTCCTGACCGTCACCATGAGGCGCCTCCGCAGGGAGGACGCGGGGCTCTACCAGTGCAGAACGGATTTCCTGGGCGAAACCAGGAGCCTGAGGAAGGTGCAGGTGGAAGTGCTGGCAG CTGACCTGGTGACCCACGTGCcagaggagcccagagctgtgcagggcatCTCCAG GTCCCCTCCTGATGTGGATTTCACTGTTTTCTACATCCTGGCTGGATTCCTGGTGGCCAAGTTCATGGTGGCTGTGCTGGTCTGTGCTGTTGCCCGCAGCAGGAAGAACAGGGAGAGGGGGCAGAACCCAGGCCTGGGTGAGCAGCAGGTGCTCCCGCTCCCTGCCGACCTTGGACATGATGGAATTGGCCTCTCCTGGGAGAGCTCTGCATGA